A stretch of DNA from Posidoniimonas polymericola:
GTCGCCTTGTGCACGGTGATGCCAACCAACGGCTCGCGCTCGCGGGCGATCAGGTCGGGCATCATCGCCTCGAGCTGACTCTCGCCCACGCCGAAGCACTTCAGCCGGCGGTGGCGGATCGTCCGCGGCGCCGGGTGCAGGGCGTTGACGGCCGGCAGCACGGTGTCGGTCCACATCGGCTTCATCTCGGCCGGCACGCCCGGCAGCGCGAACAGCGTGCAGGCGGTCCCGTCCGGGCGGTCGACGCGCATCTCGACGCCCGGCGCGGTGCCGTGCTCGTTGGGAATCGGCCTGGCGCCGGCGGGGACCATGGCCTGCAGCCGGTTCCGCTCGGGCATCTCCCGCCCACGCGAGGCGAACATCTGCTCGATCTTCACGAGCGAGTCCTCGTCGAGTTCCAGTGGCACGCCGGCCGCCGCGGCCAGCGCGTCCCGTGTGAGGTCGTCGGCGGTGGGCCCGAGTCCGCCGGTCGCCACGACGACGTCTGCCCGCTGGATGGCGGCGGCGAACACGTCGATGTTGGCCCGCAGGTCGTCGGCGACCGTGGTGTGGTACAGCACGGTAACGCCGGCGTCGGTCAGCCGCTCGGCGAGCCACTGGGTGTTGGTATCCAGCCGCTGGCCGGTGGTAAGCTCGTCGCCGATAGCAATGATTTCGCCGCGCATCGAGGACGCCTGGGGGAAGCCGTAGGAGGGGAACGTTGCCGCAGGCCGCATTGTGGCCTCGGGGGGCGCCGCCGCCCAGCCGGGGGAAGGCAGTCTGTCGCTGACGGCCGGCGGGTTGACTACCATAGAGTTCCAGCGGCGCCTGCCCAGCCCCCAGCGGTTTAATCCCTCGCGGGCGGCGGCGCCCGATCCCCTTCACCTCGCTGCTATTCGAGACAATGAACGCCAAAACCCTGCTGCTGGCCTGCCTGACGGCGTTCTTTGCCGCCTCTGCCCTGCCGTCGACTTCCTTCGCCCAGCCCCCCGGCCGAGGCGACTGGCGGCGGGACCGTGGTGGCGACGACGGCGGCGACCGGGGCCGCCGCGGGGATCGGGGTGACCGAGGCGACCGCGGTGATCGCGGTGATCGCGGTGATCGCGGCGGCGACGACCGCCGCGGCCGCTGGGGGGGCCGAGGCGGAGAGGACGACAACGGCGGCAGCCGCGAAGACCGCCGGGCCGGCTTCATCCGCTCCTGGGACCGCGACGGCGACGGCTACGTCAGCAAGGCCGAGGTGCCCGAGCGGATGCACGGCTTCCTCGACCGGCTGGCAGAGCGGGCCGGCGTGTCGGCCGACGGGCGGATCAAGATCGAGACCCTCGCCGGCACTTCCCGCGGCGACGACGACAAAGACAAAGAGAACCCGCTCGACTTCGGCGAGCCCACCGAAGAAGTCAAAGCCCCCGGCTTCGACACCTCGTCGCAGGACGACGGCACTTCGGGATTCATCCCCTCGACACCCGAGGAACTCGAGGGCGCCCGAGAATCGTCCGATGGGCTGATGCGCAAGTACGACGAGAACCGCAACGGCATCCTCGAACGCGACGAGTGGACCAAGATCAGCGGCTCGCCCGCCAACGCCGACACCAACCGGGACGGCAAGATCAGCCGCACCGAGCTGATCAACCGGCTGATCGTGATGCGCCGCGGCCGCAGCTCCAGCAGCAGCGAAGAGAAGAGCGACGACCGCGGCGGCAGCAGCGGCAGCGACCGCGGCCGCGAGCGTCCGTCATCCAGCGACTCGGGCGAGCGGCGTTCGTACCGGTTTGTCACCGCCGAGGAGCGGATCCCCAAGGACGCCCAGAGCTGGATTGCCGACCGCGACAAGAACGGCGATGGCCAGGTCGCGATGCACGAGTTCACGACCAGCTGGTCGGACAGCAGGGTCGAGGAGTTCACCCGCTACGACGCCAACGGCGACGGCATAGTCACGCCGGAAGAGTACCTGGCGAACAAGTAGCTTGGCGCCGGCGGCCGCTCGGATGCGTGCTCTAGCAAGCTGGTGATCTGGCAAGCTGGTGATCTAGCCAAACAGCCGCTTGCGGGGATGCCCGCATCAAAGCCGAGACTGCCTCGGCCGACCATCGGTCTGTTAGCCGCCCCGGCCACCGCGCCCGCCGCCCCGGCCACCGCGACCGCCGCCTCCACCGCCGCCCTCGCGGGCACGTTGCAGGTTGCGGAAGAACTCAATGCGGCGCCGCATCTCGTCGGCATTGTTATTGTTGTTGCCGCCCCGGTTGTTGTCGTTGTTGCTGTTCGCAGCCGGCTGATTGTTGTTGTTGTTGGTCGTCACGGCGTTGGGGCCGAGCAGTGACTCGAGCGCCTCCTTCACCGCCGAGGCGTTGGTGTGCTGCAGCGAGACCACGCGGGTCGATTGCGGGGTCTCGAGCCCCTCGGCGTCGAGCTGTTTGACAAGCTGAGCGACCTCTTCGAACAACGGGTCGGGCGCCCGGACAATCAGCGAGTTGCTCCGCGTGTCGACGCTGATCGACATCTTCGAGGGCTCCTGGTCGATGCTGGAACCACCGCCCCCCTGCCCTCCGCGTCCGCCGCGTTGCAGCATCCGCATCAGGTCCTGCGGGCTCGGCTGCCCCCCCCCGCCGCCGGCCCCGGCGCCCTGCAGGCGGTCGGCGTAGACCTGCTTGACGACCTCGGCCACGGCCGCCGCCGACGAGTGTTCGACCACGATCATCCGCGCCCGGCCGCCCGCCTCGACCGAGGCCGGGCCGGTCCGCTGGTCGACGATCTTCAGCAGCTGCTCGACCATGTCGAGGTCTTGGGGATTGGCGTACACGATCAGGGCGTTGAGCCGCATGTCGGGCACGATGTCGACCGCGGCCGAGCTGAACCCGGCCGAGCTGCCGCCGAGGCCGCCAAGCCCCAGCAGGTCGCCCATCATGCCGGCGCCCATGTCCTGCATCACGCCGCCGGCGAGGTCGCCCATCAGGCTGCCGCCGCCGCCAGAGGCGCCGAACACGGCGCCGAGGATCTCACTAGCGGCGCCCGCCTCGGCGTACTTCAGGTAGAACACGGCAAACTGCCGCCCCCCGGCGGTCGGCCCGGCGGCCGAGCGGAGCAGGTCCTCGAACTCGTCGAGCGCGTCGGTGTCCTCACTCGCCAAGAGCAAACCGCCCGGGCCCTCGGCCACAATGATCGTCGCGCCGCTCTTGGTCTTGAACTCGGTAGGCGGCCCGGTCGGAGTTTGCGCCGCGGGCTGCTGCTGGGCCGCGAAGCGGAATGGCGAGGGTCGACCTGCCGTGGCGCTCGGGTCCTGCGGCATCGGCTCGCGGGGCGACTCCTCTTCCAGCACACCCTGGCCCTGGTCGAGCCAGCGGAAGAAATCCTCCATGCCCGGCTCGCCAAACCCGCGGGCCGCGGGCGCGTCGGCGCGGTCGTCCGCGGCGCCGCTGGGGCGGTACTCGCGGATGTCCGACTCGGCCGACGGCGTGACAATGCGGATCTTGTTGGAGCGGATCGCCGGCCACACCTGCTGCACCTGGGCGAGGGCCCCGCGGGCGGCCGAGCCGGTCAGCGGCACCATCCGGATCGTGCCGCCGGCGCCGCTCGCCAGCGCGCCGGTGCCGCTCTCTTCGAGCTGATTGAGCAGGTTCTTAATCTCGCTGATCTGCGGCGGGGTCGCCCGCACGATCAGGCTGTAGGAGTTGAGGTCGGCCTCGACAATCGGCGCCTTGGGGTCGGGCTTCTCGTCGGTGCCGGTGTTGAACAGCCGGTCGACCGCCAGCTTGGCGAGCGTCGGCTCGACGTGGTCCAGCGGGATCACCTCGACCTGCCGCACGTCCTGCTGCATCTGGGCCAGCGTCGCGCGGATCGTGGCGTGGTCCGAAGGCCGTGCGAGCGCCACCAGGTTGCCGGTGGCGGCGTCCGCCGCGATGCGGGCGCCGGGCGCGTCGGCCAGCAGGGTCTGCAGCACCTTCAGCACCAGCTCGCTGTCGATGCCGCCGGTCGAGTAGACCTCGAGCTGCGGGGTCTCAACCGCGGCCGAGCCGCTCAGCGACGAGTTCTCTACGTCCACCAGCCGCAGCACTTCTTTGACGCGGGCGATTTCCTCGGCGTCGCCGCGGGCGAAGATCTTGCCCCCCAGCGGGTCGACCGCCAGCTGCAACGAGCCGGTCGGCGTGGCGAGCGCGTCGCTCGCAATGCCGAGCATCTGCCGGATGATTGGCAGCGCCTCGTCGACCATCACGTGCTCGAGCGCCAGCTCGCGGATGTCGCCGTCACCGGGGCCGTCGATCGACTCGATGACGCGGCGGATCGCGCGGATCCGGCCGACGGTCTCGGTCACCTGGATCATGTTCGCCTTGCTGAGGACGATAATCTTGCCCTGCGGGCCGACCATCGCGTTGAGCTCCTCGGCCAGGTCGCCCGACGGCATGCTGCGGACCTGGAACAGCACCCGCACCAGCTCGTGCGCGCCGTGATCGTCCAGCTCGTCGACGTCGACGTCGGTCACCAGGTTGGGCGGGATCTCGTCCTCGAGGTTGATCAGCAGCAGCATCCGATCCTTGCGGACCAGCGTGTAGCCCTTTGTCTGCAGCACGTTGTTGAGGACGTCCAGCGCCTCGCCGATCGAGTAGCGGCGGCTGTCGCGGTAGTTGAAGGTGCCGCTCGGCGGCGCGTCGAGCACCAGCGACAGGTCGGCCTGATCGGCAAACCAGCCGAGCACGTCCTCCCACGGCTGGAAGCGGAAGTTGAAGGTCAGCTTGCCGTCGCCGGTGGGCCGAGCGGGCGGGGTCTCGGCGGGCGGCTGGGTCGCCTCTGAATCCTCGATCGGCGCATCGGCAGTCGCGGACGCTCCGCCGACATCTGCGGTCTCGACCTTGGCCGGCTGGTTCCCCGACTCGGACGGGGCGGCCGACATCGATTCGGCAGCCGGTTCTTCCGCGGCGGGCGCCGAGTTGGAAGCACGCTGCTCGCCCTGGACTTCGGCGATCGGGTCGTAGTTTGAGTTCTCGGACTCGCCGAGCAGGGCGGACAGCTTGTCGCGTTGCTCGACGCTCAGGATCGCCAGCGCCTTCCGCTGGGACTCCAGGCGGAACGGACGCAGAGCCGACTGCTGCTCGTCGGCAGGCAGGCGGCTCGCCTTAAACAAGACGTCGGTGCCCTGCATCTCGAGATCGTCGGCCAGCTGGATCAGCTCCGAGCGCTGAGCGTCGGACAGGTCGAGCTTGGAAGCCGTGTCGGCCTGCGTCAGCAAGTCGACGAAGCCAACCAGCTCTGGCATCGCCCCCCAGGCGACGGCGCCATGAGTCGCGGCGAGCAGCACAATCGCCAAGAAAATTCGGCAGGAACCTACAGCCATTCCGAACACACCTTCTCCGCGGTCTAACGCCCGCGCGGGGGTCGCGCGGCCCGTTTTTGAGCGTCGCGGTCGCGACGCACAGAAAGAGGCCTTGAGCACACCTCAAGATGCCTAACCCCACTATAGTTCGACAGTTACGTCGACGCTACCAAATCGGGGCAGGCGGCGATTGGGCTAGTGCCCAACGCTGACCGACCATCCCACGCGGGGGCCGCAAGCACGCCGGTGATACGAGTGGTAGTGCCGCGGCGGAGGATAAAACACCGGCGGACCATAGTGGTGCTCCTCAATTATCACCGGTTGGGCCGCCGAGACCTGGGCGACCGCGGGCGGGGCCGGCGGATTCATCATCGCCTGGATCGCCTGGGTCGGGACCCCGTTCTGCGAGAGCAGCACTACCTCATTGGCGGTTAGCGGCCGGGCCACGCCCGACGTCTGGACGTACTGCGTGATCAGCCGCGGGTCGACGCCCGCCTTGCTCATGGCGATCACCTCGTCGATGGTGGCCGCGCCGGCGTTGACCTGGCGGCCCATCTGGGCGGCGATGGCGGCTCGGTTCTCCGCAGCCATGCGGTCCATCTCGCCGCCGACCACGCCGCCGGTCAGCGCGCCGATCCCGGCGCCGATAGCCGCACCTGCGCCGGCGTTGCCGGTCTGGCTGCCCACAAGCGCACCGATACCGGCGCCCGCCAGGCCGCCGGTAGCGGCGCCACGGTCGGCGTAGTACGGGGACTGGCAGCCCGCTGAGCCAAGGCCCAGCAGCGTCATCAACACGAGGGGGGTGCGCATCGTCATAGGATCAAGAATCGGCTAGGGCGGGGGCGGGCCTAGAGCGGCCCATGCTAGCGTCGTTAGAGTCGCGCGGAGAGATTCGCAGGACCGGCCAGAGGGGTCAAGAGCAACGGGCAAGGCACGCGACCAGGCGTCCGGCGCCACCTTGATTGCGGGGCTCTTAGCGTCGTCCCTCCCGCAACGCGGCGGGGTCGGCTAGGGTAGATGGGCTGACCGGTGTCCGCGAGCCACCAGCCTTCCGGTGGCAGTCGGCCGGCGCCCGTCCCCTGCACCGTTTATCAAACTGTTGAACTGGTCGCACTGTTGAACGAGATACTGGCAACCCGAATCGCGTCGGCCCTCAGCAGCCGCAGCAACGAGGGACTGCTCCGCCGCGTGCAGATGCACGCCCCGCAGGCCGGCCTCGTCAACCTGGCAGACAACGACTACTGGTCGCTCTCGAAGCACCCGGAGGTGCAGGCCGCCGCCCGCGAGGCGATCGAGCGCTACGGCTGCTCGGCGTGCGCGTCGCCGTTGATCACCGGGTTTGGTCCTGCCCACGAACTGCTGCTGGCGCGGCTGAAGCAGTGGCACGACTTCGCGCACGGCCTTGTGTGGAACAGCGGCTTCGCGGCCAACCGCGCGGTGCTGTCGCAGCTGCCGCGGCGCGGCGACCTGGTGCTGGCAGATCGGCTGATCCACAAGAGCATGGTGCACGGCATCCTCGACAGCGGCGCCCGGCTTACCCGCTACCGGCATTGCGACCTGGACCACCTGGCGTCGCTGCTCGCCGAACGCCCCCCCACCGACGGCGTCACCTTTGTCGTCACCGAGTCGGTCTTCAGCATGGACGGCGACTACCCCGATGTGGGCCGCATGGCCGAGCTGAAGCGCGCCCACGACTTTGTCTGGCTGGTCGACGAGGCCCACGCGATCGGCTGGTACGGGGAGCGTGGGAGCGGCCTGGTCGAAGAGGCCGGCGTGGCGGATCAGGTGGACGTGCTGGTCGGAACACTCGGCAAGGCGCTCGGCTCGATGGGCGCGTACACCCTGCTACGCGACGAGCGGCTCGAGCAGTTCCTCGAGAACTACGCGTCGGAGTTCATCTACTCGACCTACCTGGCCCCCGCCTGCGCCGCGGCCGCCCTGCGAGCCACCGAGGTGATCGAGGCACGCCTCACCGAGCGGCAGGCGGCCCGCGACGCGTCGAGACGGTTCCGCGCCGAACTCCGGGCGAAGGGCTGGGACGCGCCCGACGGCGACTCGCCCATCGTGCCGATCATCCTCGGCAATATCGATCAGGCCGAACGCGCCCGAGACCGCCTGCGGGCGGTCGGCGTGCTCGCCGCGCTGATCCGCCCGCCCACAGTGCCGCCGGGCACGGCGCGGGTGCGGCTGTCGCTCAAGGGCGACATGGCCCCCGAGGTGCTGACGCGCGTCGCCGCTGCCTTGGGAGAACCGGAGGACGCCTCATGACCACCGTCCTGTTGAATGGCTGGGCGGTGTCCGAAGCCGCCGCCCGCGACGCCCTCGACGCCGCCCCCGAAACCAACCTGCAGGTCATCCCGCCGTCGCCCAACTGGCAAGAACTCCTGGCGGACGCCCAGGCGAACGTGCTGGTTGGGTACTCGACCGGCGCCATGCTGCTGCTCTCCGAGCCGAAGCTGGCCGAGCGGTTTGAGCGTGTGGTGCTGCTGGCGCCGTTCACCGATTTCCGGGCCGAGTCGGGACAGGGCGGAAACGTGCGGAGCGCCCAACTAAAGTACCTGTTGCGGATGCTGAAGAAGGACCCGCTGACGACCGTGCACGACTTCTACGACCGGGCTGGACTCAAGATGCCCAGACCCACCGAGCTCCCGCTCCCTGTCGACGACCTCCGCTGGGGGATCGAGCAGCTGCTCAACCGCTCGGCCGAAGAGTGGACGCTCGAAGACGTCGAGTGCTGGGTGGGCGGGGCCGATCCGCTGCTCGACGCCGAGCGGCTGAAGGAGCTGTGCCCCGCCCTCCATGTCCTCCAGGGCGTCGGGCACGACCTGTCGGAGCTGGCCGCCGGAGCGGGGCTGTCGCTATGAGGTTCGGTGAGCACGCCCAGCAGTATCGTACGCACGCGCACGTGCAGCGTGAAATCGCCGCGTGGTGCGGCGAGTGGGTCGAGCCGGACTGTCGGCAGTTGTCCGCGCTGGAGCTCGGCGCCGGGACCGGCCTATTCACCGAGATCCTGGCTGCCAAGGGCTTCCAGCAGCTCACCGCAACCGACCTCTCGGAGCAGATGGTCGCCGAGGGCAACCGCTGCGTTCCGGCCGCCCGATGGGAACAACGTGACGCGTGGGCGCCGCTGCCGGAGGGCTACGACCGGCTCTACGCCTGCAGCTTGCTCCAGTGGGCAGTCGATCCCGAGCGGGTGCTCACCCACTGGCGCCGAGCGCTGCCCAGCGGGGGCCGCGCGCTGGTGGCGATCTTTGTGCAGGGCTCGCTGCAGGAGTTCGCCACCGCCAGCGGCCGGTTCTTCCCGGTGCCGATGCGGAGCGAAGCCGAGTGGCTCGCCTGCTTCCGCGGCGCCGGATTCGAGGTCCTGCGTCACGAGGTCTGCCAGCGCGTTCAGCAGCACGAGTCGGCGATCGCTGCGCTGCGTTCGCTGCACAACATCGGCGCGGTCGCTAATCGCAAGCTCAGCACGGCGGAGCTGCGGACGATGCTCACCGGCGCCGAACAGGCCCACGGCAACGGCGAGGGCTTCCCCCTCACCTGGGTGACCCTCAAGGCAGAGCTTGTGGTGAACTGAGGAATGGCCTTAAGAAAACCGAAAGCGTCTGCCGCAGCCGTTTTGCCCATCAGCCGGCACGCGTTAGCGTCCGGTTCGTCGGGCGCATCAATCTTTCCGGATTCTTGTAGCGGCCCGGCCACGCCCGTGGTCCAATACGGGGTGGCTCAAAGCGTATTTGCGAACCCAATGTCGATCCGGCATCGGTCGTGCAGCTGGTGGTACGGTCGGCGGACAAAACCCCGGCGACCACTCTCAGATCCATCAACGTAAAGCCCTGACACAGAGCGACTTACAATAACCAGGGAGCGGCAAGCGTCGGGGTTTTGTCCCCTCCAATCGATGTTTCGGACTTTTGGACGTGGCCCCGACATTCCCCTCGTTGGTCGGCTGCAGTCCCGCGCAATGGCTGGCACGGACGCTTGTCGCCGGCCGACCGTTGAGCTAAGCTTAAGGCACCTCGGGATTTGTGGCCGCTTGCAGCCGAAACTGCTAAAGAGCCAACGCACCAGCCTGCTGTGATTGATTTGTTGTGATTGATCTTCGCCTGTGGCTGGGCGTACTCCAATGCATGTGGAAAGCCAAGCAGCCGCGAGCCTGAGTTATAGGTTGGCGGCTCGTTTCGTTTGACGCCGTCGGCCTCCCGAAATCACCAGCGCGAGGCGCGCCTACCTATGGCCACGACGGAAACGACCCACCCCACAGTGCAAGAAGCCAAGAACCCGAACGCCGACCGCAAGTCGCCGGACCCGCCTGTTTCCCAGTCTAGTGGCGCCCCCGGCCCGTCGACCGTCGCGGTCCACGCCGGCGAGGCCCGCCAGAAGCCGGGCGACTCGATCACCGACCCGATCTACTGCGCGTCGACCTACACGTTCACCGACACGCAGTCGATCATCAACTTCATCGAGCAGGACCAGCCCCGCGAGGAGTACGGCCGCTACGGCAACCCGGGCGAGAAAGTGGTCGAAGCGAAGCTCGCCGCGCTCGAGGGCGCCGAGTCGGCCGTGCTGTTCTCCAGCGGCATGGCCGCGTTGGTCGGGCTGCTGATGGCCAAGCTCAGCCAGGGCGACGAGGTCATCTTCTTCGACGAGTGCTACCACCGCAGCCGCCAGTTCTGCAAGGACCACCTCTCCCGCTACGGCGTGGTGACCCACGAGGTCAAGACCGGCGACTACCAGGCCCTCGAGAACGCGATCACGCCCAACACGCGGATGCTGGTCAGCGAGTCGCCGACCAACCCGCACCAGAGCTGCGTCGACCTCGAGCGGTTCGCCGAGATCGGCCGCCAGCACGACGTCGAGACCATGATCGACGCCACGCTCGCCACGCCGTACAACCTGCGGCCCATCGAGGCCGGCGTCGACTACGTGCTGCACTCGGCCACCAAGTACCTCGGCGGCCACAACGACCTGTTGGCCGGCGTCGTGTGCG
This window harbors:
- a CDS encoding CinA family nicotinamide mononucleotide deamidase-related protein, whose product is MRPAATFPSYGFPQASSMRGEIIAIGDELTTGQRLDTNTQWLAERLTDAGVTVLYHTTVADDLRANIDVFAAAIQRADVVVATGGLGPTADDLTRDALAAAAGVPLELDEDSLVKIEQMFASRGREMPERNRLQAMVPAGARPIPNEHGTAPGVEMRVDRPDGTACTLFALPGVPAEMKPMWTDTVLPAVNALHPAPRTIRHRRLKCFGVGESQLEAMMPDLIAREREPLVGITVHKATITLRMTASGADGAECLAKIAPTEQEIRDKLGVLVFGEEDEELQDVVLRMLRERGERLATYDSASGGLLAHWLSQADVSEAFANGEVCPPAPLGADQAEKLAEHTRLAEGAEYGLVLAPAGGTQEVPSIIVAVADAERVQHNVFPNLGHPDIEHDRAAKLALNELRKRLMPGE
- a CDS encoding secretin N-terminal domain-containing protein; the protein is MAVGSCRIFLAIVLLAATHGAVAWGAMPELVGFVDLLTQADTASKLDLSDAQRSELIQLADDLEMQGTDVLFKASRLPADEQQSALRPFRLESQRKALAILSVEQRDKLSALLGESENSNYDPIAEVQGEQRASNSAPAAEEPAAESMSAAPSESGNQPAKVETADVGGASATADAPIEDSEATQPPAETPPARPTGDGKLTFNFRFQPWEDVLGWFADQADLSLVLDAPPSGTFNYRDSRRYSIGEALDVLNNVLQTKGYTLVRKDRMLLLINLEDEIPPNLVTDVDVDELDDHGAHELVRVLFQVRSMPSGDLAEELNAMVGPQGKIIVLSKANMIQVTETVGRIRAIRRVIESIDGPGDGDIRELALEHVMVDEALPIIRQMLGIASDALATPTGSLQLAVDPLGGKIFARGDAEEIARVKEVLRLVDVENSSLSGSAAVETPQLEVYSTGGIDSELVLKVLQTLLADAPGARIAADAATGNLVALARPSDHATIRATLAQMQQDVRQVEVIPLDHVEPTLAKLAVDRLFNTGTDEKPDPKAPIVEADLNSYSLIVRATPPQISEIKNLLNQLEESGTGALASGAGGTIRMVPLTGSAARGALAQVQQVWPAIRSNKIRIVTPSAESDIREYRPSGAADDRADAPAARGFGEPGMEDFFRWLDQGQGVLEEESPREPMPQDPSATAGRPSPFRFAAQQQPAAQTPTGPPTEFKTKSGATIIVAEGPGGLLLASEDTDALDEFEDLLRSAAGPTAGGRQFAVFYLKYAEAGAASEILGAVFGASGGGGSLMGDLAGGVMQDMGAGMMGDLLGLGGLGGSSAGFSSAAVDIVPDMRLNALIVYANPQDLDMVEQLLKIVDQRTGPASVEAGGRARMIVVEHSSAAAVAEVVKQVYADRLQGAGAGGGGGQPSPQDLMRMLQRGGRGGQGGGGSSIDQEPSKMSISVDTRSNSLIVRAPDPLFEEVAQLVKQLDAEGLETPQSTRVVSLQHTNASAVKEALESLLGPNAVTTNNNNNQPAANSNNDNNRGGNNNNNADEMRRRIEFFRNLQRAREGGGGGGGRGGRGGGRGGRGG
- a CDS encoding glycine zipper domain-containing protein encodes the protein MRTPLVLMTLLGLGSAGCQSPYYADRGAATGGLAGAGIGALVGSQTGNAGAGAAIGAGIGALTGGVVGGEMDRMAAENRAAIAAQMGRQVNAGAATIDEVIAMSKAGVDPRLITQYVQTSGVARPLTANEVVLLSQNGVPTQAIQAMMNPPAPPAVAQVSAAQPVIIEEHHYGPPVFYPPPRHYHSYHRRACGPRVGWSVSVGH
- a CDS encoding aminotransferase class I/II-fold pyridoxal phosphate-dependent enzyme translates to MNEILATRIASALSSRSNEGLLRRVQMHAPQAGLVNLADNDYWSLSKHPEVQAAAREAIERYGCSACASPLITGFGPAHELLLARLKQWHDFAHGLVWNSGFAANRAVLSQLPRRGDLVLADRLIHKSMVHGILDSGARLTRYRHCDLDHLASLLAERPPTDGVTFVVTESVFSMDGDYPDVGRMAELKRAHDFVWLVDEAHAIGWYGERGSGLVEEAGVADQVDVLVGTLGKALGSMGAYTLLRDERLEQFLENYASEFIYSTYLAPACAAAALRATEVIEARLTERQAARDASRRFRAELRAKGWDAPDGDSPIVPIILGNIDQAERARDRLRAVGVLAALIRPPTVPPGTARVRLSLKGDMAPEVLTRVAAALGEPEDAS
- a CDS encoding alpha/beta fold hydrolase yields the protein MTTVLLNGWAVSEAAARDALDAAPETNLQVIPPSPNWQELLADAQANVLVGYSTGAMLLLSEPKLAERFERVVLLAPFTDFRAESGQGGNVRSAQLKYLLRMLKKDPLTTVHDFYDRAGLKMPRPTELPLPVDDLRWGIEQLLNRSAEEWTLEDVECWVGGADPLLDAERLKELCPALHVLQGVGHDLSELAAGAGLSL
- a CDS encoding methyltransferase domain-containing protein gives rise to the protein MRFGEHAQQYRTHAHVQREIAAWCGEWVEPDCRQLSALELGAGTGLFTEILAAKGFQQLTATDLSEQMVAEGNRCVPAARWEQRDAWAPLPEGYDRLYACSLLQWAVDPERVLTHWRRALPSGGRALVAIFVQGSLQEFATASGRFFPVPMRSEAEWLACFRGAGFEVLRHEVCQRVQQHESAIAALRSLHNIGAVANRKLSTAELRTMLTGAEQAHGNGEGFPLTWVTLKAELVVN
- a CDS encoding trans-sulfuration enzyme family protein, coding for MATTETTHPTVQEAKNPNADRKSPDPPVSQSSGAPGPSTVAVHAGEARQKPGDSITDPIYCASTYTFTDTQSIINFIEQDQPREEYGRYGNPGEKVVEAKLAALEGAESAVLFSSGMAALVGLLMAKLSQGDEVIFFDECYHRSRQFCKDHLSRYGVVTHEVKTGDYQALENAITPNTRMLVSESPTNPHQSCVDLERFAEIGRQHDVETMIDATLATPYNLRPIEAGVDYVLHSATKYLGGHNDLLAGVVCGSKQQMASVRDLRGIMGGVNGPQNIYLLSRGLKTFELRMQRHNENGLAVARFLEAHPRVEKVYYPGLESHRDHEVAAQTMRGYGGLVTFLVKDADWRQTADVVDGAKIFRIAPSLGGAESLIEQPLVMSYFKRTPEERKKFGIPDNMIRLACGLENSEDLIADLGQALG